From a single Sinomonas atrocyanea genomic region:
- a CDS encoding sensor histidine kinase, which yields MAIFTDPIREHADLGPGDAEWLHLLVGDWQLVADLAFADLALWFPHPDDGYIALAHVRPSTTHTVFHSDFVGERIRSDLKPLVDRAWNSQTIERHHETSFNSEMALRVEAVPFVRNGRTLAVVTSHLDLSSSRMPSRLELTYRQCAYDLLRMGTLGLWPDFASPTGSRRGAPRVGDGLIRLDADGVVQYASPNGVSAFRRLGGIESLEGRSLAEVTTGLLKDRRLVDETLPLVVTGRMPWRSEIESRGVSLSLRAIPLRDEHERFGALVLCRDVSELRRREMELVTKDATIREIHHRVKNNLQTVAALLRMQSRRMKSEEAKQGLEQAMRRVATIALVHETLSQGLTQTVDFDELIGRQFRLSAEVATEGQHVATERKGDFGDLPSDFATPLALVINELVTNAVEHGLADRSGTVWLTADRRRDDAGAEELEVTVEDDGVGLPPGQARHEGLGLQIVRTLVTSELAGTISWHEREGGGTVVKIVLGLDQG from the coding sequence GTGGCCATCTTCACGGATCCGATCAGGGAGCACGCCGACCTCGGTCCGGGGGACGCCGAGTGGCTGCACCTGCTGGTCGGGGACTGGCAGCTCGTGGCCGACCTCGCCTTCGCCGACCTCGCCCTGTGGTTCCCCCATCCCGACGACGGCTACATCGCCCTGGCCCATGTGCGGCCGTCGACCACGCACACGGTCTTCCACAGCGACTTCGTGGGGGAGCGCATCCGCTCCGACCTCAAGCCGCTCGTCGACCGGGCGTGGAACAGCCAGACGATCGAGCGCCACCACGAGACGAGCTTCAACTCGGAGATGGCGCTGCGCGTCGAGGCGGTGCCGTTCGTGCGCAACGGCCGCACCCTCGCCGTCGTCACCTCCCACCTCGACCTCTCGAGCTCGCGCATGCCGAGCCGGCTCGAGCTCACGTACCGCCAGTGCGCCTACGACCTGCTGCGCATGGGCACCCTGGGCCTGTGGCCGGACTTCGCCTCCCCGACGGGATCGCGCCGCGGTGCCCCGCGTGTGGGGGACGGCCTCATCCGGCTCGACGCCGACGGGGTGGTCCAGTACGCGAGCCCCAACGGGGTCTCCGCGTTCCGTCGGCTCGGAGGCATCGAGTCCCTCGAGGGGCGCTCGCTCGCCGAGGTCACGACCGGGCTGCTCAAGGACCGACGCCTCGTCGACGAGACGCTCCCGCTGGTGGTGACCGGGCGCATGCCCTGGCGCAGCGAGATCGAGTCCCGCGGGGTCAGCCTGTCCCTGCGTGCCATCCCGCTGCGCGACGAGCATGAACGTTTCGGGGCGCTCGTCCTGTGCCGCGACGTCTCGGAGCTGCGCCGCCGTGAGATGGAGCTCGTCACCAAGGACGCCACCATCCGTGAGATCCACCACCGGGTGAAGAACAACCTGCAGACGGTCGCCGCGCTCCTGCGCATGCAGTCTCGCCGGATGAAGAGCGAGGAGGCGAAGCAGGGGCTGGAGCAGGCGATGCGCCGCGTCGCGACGATCGCCCTCGTCCACGAGACCCTGTCCCAGGGACTGACCCAGACCGTGGACTTCGATGAGCTGATCGGCCGCCAGTTCCGCCTCTCGGCCGAGGTCGCCACCGAGGGCCAGCACGTGGCCACGGAGCGGAAGGGAGACTTCGGGGACCTCCCGAGCGACTTCGCGACGCCGCTGGCACTCGTCATCAACGAGCTCGTGACCAACGCTGTGGAACACGGCCTCGCGGACCGTTCCGGCACCGTGTGGCTCACCGCCGACCGTCGCCGGGACGACGCCGGGGCCGAGGAGCTCGAAGTCACCGTGGAGGACGACGGCGTCGGGCTGCCGCCGGGGCAGGCCCGGCACGAGGGACTGGGCCTGCAGATCGTGCGGACCCTCGTCACGAGCGAGCTCGCGGGGACGATCTCCTGGCACGAGCGCGAGGGCGGCGGAACCGTCGTGAAGATCGTCCTGGGGCTCGACCAGGGCTGA
- the glf gene encoding UDP-galactopyranose mutase has product MTADLVVVGSGFFGLTVAERAASELGLKVTVIDRRHHIGGNAYSETEEQTGIEVHRYGAHLFHTSNEKVWEYVNRFTTFTDYVHRVYGVHKGEVFPLPINLGTINQFFRANYTPAEARALIAEQAGELAGTDPQNLNDKGIQLIGRPLYEAFIKHYTGKQWQTDPKDLPAGIISRLPVRYTYDNRYFNDTYEGLPTQGYTAWIERMADHPNIDVRLSTDFFDESQPISKGNVVGSVPVVYTGPVDRYFDYAEGDLSWRTIDFEEEVLPTGDFQGTSVVNYNDADVPYTRIIEPRHFHPERNYQTEKTVIMREFSRFAEKGDEPYYPINTEADRAKLLAYRDLAKAEKDVLFGGRLGTYKYLDMHMAIGSALSMYENRIKPHFEGGQALVSGGVDE; this is encoded by the coding sequence TTGACTGCAGACCTCGTCGTTGTCGGATCCGGATTCTTCGGGCTCACCGTGGCCGAGAGGGCAGCCAGCGAGCTGGGCCTCAAGGTCACCGTGATCGACCGGCGCCACCACATCGGCGGCAACGCCTACAGCGAGACTGAGGAGCAGACCGGGATCGAGGTCCACCGCTACGGTGCCCACCTCTTCCACACCTCCAACGAGAAGGTGTGGGAGTACGTCAACCGCTTCACGACCTTCACCGACTACGTGCACCGTGTGTACGGCGTCCACAAGGGCGAGGTCTTCCCGCTGCCGATCAACCTCGGCACCATCAACCAGTTCTTCCGGGCCAACTACACCCCGGCCGAGGCGCGCGCCCTCATCGCCGAGCAGGCCGGCGAGCTCGCGGGCACCGACCCGCAGAACCTCAACGACAAGGGCATCCAGCTGATCGGCCGCCCGCTGTACGAGGCCTTCATCAAGCACTACACGGGCAAGCAGTGGCAGACCGACCCGAAGGACCTGCCCGCGGGGATCATCTCCCGCCTGCCCGTGCGCTACACGTACGACAACCGCTACTTCAACGACACCTACGAGGGCCTCCCGACCCAGGGCTACACGGCGTGGATCGAGCGGATGGCCGACCACCCCAACATCGACGTCCGCCTCAGCACCGACTTCTTCGACGAGTCGCAGCCCATCAGCAAGGGCAACGTGGTCGGCAGCGTCCCGGTCGTCTACACCGGCCCGGTGGACCGCTACTTCGACTACGCCGAGGGCGACCTCTCCTGGCGCACGATCGACTTCGAGGAGGAGGTCCTCCCCACGGGCGACTTCCAGGGGACCTCGGTGGTGAACTACAACGATGCCGATGTGCCGTACACCCGGATCATCGAGCCGCGCCACTTCCACCCCGAGCGCAACTACCAGACCGAGAAGACGGTCATCATGCGCGAGTTCTCCCGCTTCGCAGAGAAGGGCGACGAGCCGTACTACCCGATCAACACCGAGGCCGACCGCGCGAAGCTGCTCGCCTACCGCGACCTGGCCAAGGCGGAGAAGGACGTCCTCTTCGGCGGCCGGCTCGGGACCTACAAGTACCTCGACATGCACATGGCCATCGGCTCGGCGCTGTCGATGTACGAGAACAGGATCAAGCCGCACTTCGAGGGCGGCCAGGCCCTCGTGAGCGGGGGAGTGGACGAGTGA
- a CDS encoding glycosyltransferase: MTTAETAVAAGSPDAASDWQEIQRVVLPGTGQEDVVPLYVDAGSSHGVRLVEDDTLYRKPRKPDEKLNLVSSQPAEAHYEDFLSRESMAVRPGQHVSFGTYFNAFPASYWRRWTAVRRVRLVVETEGRGTVVVYRSNARGHLQRVASHAVDGRQRAEFELDLSPFGDGGWYWFDLNASRDGIQLVRAHWDARPGRTHTGVPARSGSVLVEITTLNKPGYCIENAKQFAAHPEVLERISEILIVDQGTDHVRDHPEFAAVEAALGGRLRVIEQSNLGGSGGFARGMFEAVEGGYDYVLLLDDDVVVEPESIVRLVTFADHCKKPTLVGGHMFDLHARTILHAYAEVVDPYRITPEIPRVDMRLRHDFVDSNLRQTPWLHRRADSDYNGWWMCLIPAAVIREVGLSLPLFIKWDDIEYGLRAKKAGFPTVSLPGAGLWHVSWEDKQDDIGWQAYFYARNRLVAALLHSPFAHGGRVLRESFQIDVKHLFSMQYYAEALRSIALADVQRGPEALHADLPVKLPDAVALRSQYSEAQFRDDVDEFPAPHSAEAPRGIDAAGSPTRKELIPWAAKAFARQLTRAVAPEAAEHPQAHLAHKDNKWWRLANYDSVVITNAEGTASSWYRRRPELLKPGIAKSAAVHAGLWRDWDALAARYREAAARVTSLEAWRATFAEHTRSDGGRNRGKH, translated from the coding sequence GTGACGACGGCGGAGACCGCTGTCGCTGCCGGCTCGCCGGACGCCGCTTCCGACTGGCAGGAGATCCAGCGGGTCGTGCTGCCCGGCACCGGGCAGGAGGACGTGGTCCCCCTCTACGTGGACGCCGGCTCGTCGCACGGTGTGCGGCTCGTGGAGGACGACACCCTCTACCGCAAACCGCGGAAGCCGGACGAGAAGCTCAACCTCGTCTCGTCCCAGCCCGCGGAGGCGCATTACGAGGACTTCCTCTCGCGGGAGTCGATGGCGGTGCGGCCCGGCCAGCACGTCTCGTTCGGCACCTACTTCAACGCGTTCCCCGCGAGCTACTGGCGCCGGTGGACCGCGGTCCGCCGTGTGCGCCTCGTCGTGGAGACCGAGGGGCGCGGCACCGTCGTCGTGTACCGGTCCAACGCCAGGGGACACCTGCAGCGGGTGGCGTCCCACGCCGTCGACGGCCGCCAGCGGGCGGAGTTCGAGCTCGACCTCTCGCCGTTCGGCGACGGCGGCTGGTACTGGTTCGACCTGAACGCGAGCCGCGATGGGATCCAGCTCGTCCGCGCGCACTGGGACGCCCGTCCCGGGCGGACCCACACCGGTGTGCCGGCCCGGTCCGGATCGGTCCTGGTCGAGATCACGACCCTGAACAAGCCCGGGTACTGCATCGAGAACGCCAAGCAGTTCGCCGCCCACCCCGAGGTGCTCGAGCGCATCAGCGAGATCCTCATCGTCGACCAGGGCACCGACCACGTGCGGGACCACCCCGAGTTCGCCGCCGTCGAGGCGGCGCTCGGCGGCCGCCTGCGGGTGATCGAGCAGTCCAACCTCGGCGGCTCCGGCGGGTTCGCCCGCGGGATGTTCGAGGCCGTCGAGGGCGGCTACGACTACGTCCTCCTGCTGGACGACGACGTCGTCGTGGAGCCCGAGAGCATTGTGCGGCTCGTGACCTTCGCAGATCACTGCAAGAAGCCCACGCTGGTCGGCGGGCACATGTTCGACCTGCACGCCCGGACCATCCTCCATGCGTACGCCGAGGTGGTCGACCCCTACCGGATCACCCCGGAGATCCCCAGGGTCGACATGCGCCTGCGGCATGACTTCGTCGACTCGAACCTCCGTCAGACGCCGTGGCTGCACCGCCGGGCGGACTCGGACTACAACGGCTGGTGGATGTGCCTGATCCCGGCCGCCGTGATCCGTGAGGTCGGCCTCTCGCTGCCGCTGTTCATCAAGTGGGACGACATCGAGTACGGGCTGCGGGCCAAGAAGGCCGGGTTCCCCACGGTCTCCCTCCCCGGAGCCGGCCTCTGGCACGTCTCGTGGGAGGACAAGCAGGACGACATCGGCTGGCAGGCCTACTTCTACGCCCGCAACCGCCTGGTCGCCGCGCTGCTGCACAGCCCGTTCGCCCACGGCGGCCGCGTGCTGCGGGAGTCGTTCCAGATCGACGTCAAGCACCTCTTCTCCATGCAGTACTACGCGGAAGCGCTCCGCTCGATCGCGCTCGCCGATGTCCAGCGCGGCCCCGAGGCGCTCCACGCCGACCTGCCGGTGAAGCTGCCCGACGCCGTCGCCCTCCGGTCGCAGTACAGCGAGGCGCAGTTCCGCGACGACGTCGACGAGTTCCCCGCGCCGCACAGCGCGGAGGCGCCCCGGGGCATCGACGCGGCGGGGTCGCCCACCAGGAAGGAGCTGATCCCGTGGGCCGCGAAGGCCTTCGCGCGGCAGCTGACCCGCGCGGTGGCGCCCGAGGCCGCGGAGCACCCGCAGGCCCACCTCGCCCACAAGGACAACAAGTGGTGGCGCCTGGCCAACTACGACTCCGTGGTGATCACCAACGCCGAGGGCACGGCGTCCTCGTGGTACCGTCGGCGCCCCGAGCTGCTCAAGCCCGGGATCGCCAAGTCCGCCGCGGTGCATGCCGGGCTGTGGCGCGACTGGGACGCCCTCGCCGCCCGCTACCGCGAGGCCGCGGCACGCGTGACGAGCCTCGAGGCCTGGCGCGCCACGTTCGCCGAGCACACCCGCAGCGATGGAGGAAGGAACCGTGGCAAGCACTGA
- a CDS encoding ABC transporter ATP-binding protein: protein MQTAITVQGVRKEFVLRHTRSLKEAVMWILRGRRGDISKKFDALKDVSLHVEEGETVALMGLNGSGKSTLLKLISGVLQPDAGSVRTRGRVAGLIEVGAGFHHDLSGRDNVYLNGAILGMSEQQIDAMFDSIVEFSEIGEFIDTEVKFYSSGMYLRLAFSIAVHTDPEVFLIDEILAVGDEPFQRKCISKIKELAEAGKTLFVVSHDLDLVSTICERGVLLEHGKVIMDGEVHEVVKELRRRSAESAGTEA from the coding sequence ATGCAGACCGCCATCACGGTCCAGGGAGTCCGCAAGGAGTTCGTGCTCCGGCACACCCGCTCCCTCAAGGAGGCGGTCATGTGGATCCTCCGCGGCCGCCGCGGAGACATCTCCAAGAAGTTCGACGCCCTCAAGGACGTCTCCCTCCACGTGGAGGAGGGCGAGACCGTGGCCCTGATGGGCCTGAACGGCTCGGGCAAGTCGACCTTGCTCAAGCTCATCTCGGGGGTGCTGCAGCCGGACGCCGGGTCGGTGCGCACCCGCGGCCGCGTCGCCGGGCTCATCGAGGTGGGCGCCGGGTTCCACCACGACCTCAGCGGGCGGGACAACGTCTACCTCAACGGCGCGATCCTGGGGATGTCGGAGCAGCAGATCGACGCGATGTTCGACTCGATCGTCGAGTTCTCCGAGATCGGCGAGTTCATCGACACCGAGGTCAAGTTCTATTCCTCGGGCATGTACCTGCGCCTCGCCTTCAGCATCGCTGTCCACACGGATCCCGAGGTCTTCCTCATCGACGAGATCCTGGCCGTGGGCGACGAGCCGTTCCAGCGCAAGTGCATCTCCAAGATCAAGGAGCTCGCCGAGGCGGGGAAGACCCTGTTCGTGGTGAGCCACGACCTCGACCTCGTCTCGACCATCTGCGAGCGGGGGGTCCTGCTCGAGCACGGCAAGGTGATCATGGACGGCGAGGTGCACGAGGTGGTGAAGGAGCTCCGCCGCCGCAGCGCGGAATCCGCGGGCACGGAGGCGTGA
- a CDS encoding FtsK/SpoIIIE domain-containing protein, which yields MELHCTLISPDAGGALAGRIRRELVVHAAEGSPGSDVAEALERAYGRGDCTVEGLSLSGLAVGRPPLVSGAVLVASGAGLLGRGAGTGPGRPAPPPLSLVVHTGPAAGTVVPVGRGTLRLGRAPGGPGRCLTLPDPELSRDHALLEVTDAAVTVTDLGSSNGVWVGGRRVQRAELCVGQDFRLGAGTCTLVFAAEEALLDASAGSGPSAPLRVARHAPPSRRAAMITMAVLPLGVGVALALTTGMWMFLAFIAVSAASAVIPLLEGRSARRDFERRLASAADADAARRRSRAPDVGLLARSSGVAPRREGSAGEGEDGSVHVRLGTADQPADIVLEPEGSRPAPPTLSAAPVTVPLRGVLGIDGGAEQIEGLMASLLLQLARLPSAEGLDIAVVGGTDRLRLVARFLPRLRFLPARTTQARLDAALPMHPRGLLMVLPGTDTCAAAVHAALARGVPVVAPLDRLPRPADTVVRLGGSSSALVREGPAAPFAADLMPAAAFEAAARRAGRSAPVAGHSGVPDRCGLDELAPLDAGGIAAAWARSSLGGGVTVPLGRSERGTVLLDLVAHGPHLLVAGTTGSGKSEFLRTLVAAAAATHSPGRLTFLLVDFKGGSGLEPLAGLPHCVGLVTDLAGGGMDRTLASLRAELKRRERMLGRVRAADVVDYARLADDLPRLVLVVDEFRMLVEEAPAALAELMRIATVGRSLGMHLVMATQRPQGALSADIRANVATSIVLRMQHDAESSDVLGSPLAARIPAARPGRAYLAVGGDEPLAFQSASLGLSTAAPAAVRITDAHGWPEDGGADAREVRPTPAEAAWPLVEAARTAWAAAGGAPVRKPVAPPLPDELTVAEAAACSARSRGADTPAGMPAGRGRHTMRDRIHLGLVDVPHEQRLAPLDWDPSAHGHLALVGPPAAGGAGALSAVVGQLAEGGAVRHLYLLDGDGSLAGWRDHPRVGAHVSLGDLRRAARVVARLGEECAQRLPREPGAPAPVPLVIVVSAWGAWVSALRQSPQAWAEEGLGDLVRNGDAARLSVVAAGERELVGSRIFGGMAARVYFPRGATVEARLSWPRLPAMPALVGRAAAAGTLVVGDAPLAAQCCMAGPPPGGARASGSRPSARPLSGGEPAPFRVDPLPALVPAALVAELARAAGPGTAAVAAPPGRHLVVGLAGDEAAPLSLRLASGEVLLVLGAPGSGKSAFLAALPTMNPAVDFVAADPRSRELEWQAVLDRCAGSGAGAAVAERTVVLVDDADHLDPAENQLLSRLLEAGAGMVATAGYSASLYARCPLALAARSSGTGILIAPRTPGDGDALGVRVDVPGRVPPGRGVAVVDGRQTDVQLGVPHQHSDATAPWPAGGRPWQS from the coding sequence ATGGAACTGCACTGCACGCTCATCTCACCGGACGCCGGCGGCGCGCTGGCGGGGCGGATCCGCCGGGAACTGGTGGTCCACGCGGCCGAGGGCTCGCCCGGCTCCGACGTCGCCGAGGCGCTGGAACGTGCCTACGGCCGCGGGGACTGCACCGTCGAGGGCCTGTCCCTGTCCGGCCTCGCGGTGGGCCGGCCGCCCCTCGTCAGCGGCGCGGTCCTCGTCGCTTCCGGCGCTGGCCTCCTCGGCCGCGGCGCCGGCACCGGTCCTGGCCGGCCGGCCCCTCCCCCGCTCTCGCTCGTCGTGCATACAGGACCCGCGGCAGGGACCGTGGTGCCGGTCGGACGGGGAACCCTCAGGCTCGGCCGCGCCCCGGGTGGGCCGGGCCGCTGCCTGACGCTGCCGGATCCCGAGCTCTCCCGCGACCATGCGCTCCTCGAGGTGACCGATGCGGCAGTCACCGTCACCGACCTCGGAAGCTCCAACGGCGTCTGGGTCGGCGGGCGTCGGGTCCAGCGCGCCGAGCTCTGCGTCGGCCAGGACTTCCGTCTGGGAGCGGGCACGTGCACGCTCGTGTTCGCGGCCGAGGAAGCCCTGCTCGACGCCTCCGCCGGATCCGGCCCGAGTGCGCCCCTGCGGGTGGCCCGCCACGCGCCGCCGTCCCGCAGGGCGGCGATGATCACCATGGCCGTGCTCCCCCTGGGGGTCGGAGTGGCCCTCGCCCTCACCACCGGGATGTGGATGTTCCTCGCATTCATCGCCGTCTCCGCCGCCTCCGCCGTCATCCCGCTCCTCGAGGGCCGGTCGGCGCGGCGGGACTTCGAGCGGCGGCTCGCGTCCGCGGCCGACGCCGATGCCGCACGCCGGCGCTCGAGGGCACCTGACGTCGGGCTTCTCGCGAGGTCCTCCGGCGTCGCACCCCGGCGCGAGGGCAGCGCAGGAGAGGGCGAGGACGGGTCGGTCCATGTGCGCCTCGGGACGGCGGACCAGCCCGCGGACATCGTGCTCGAGCCCGAGGGCTCCCGCCCCGCGCCGCCCACGCTCTCCGCTGCCCCGGTGACGGTGCCGCTCCGAGGAGTCCTCGGGATCGACGGCGGGGCGGAGCAGATCGAGGGACTCATGGCGTCGCTCCTCCTCCAGCTCGCCCGGCTGCCGTCCGCCGAGGGCCTGGACATCGCCGTCGTCGGGGGCACGGACAGGCTGCGGCTGGTGGCCCGGTTCCTCCCACGCCTCAGGTTCCTGCCGGCACGCACGACGCAGGCGCGCCTCGACGCCGCCCTGCCGATGCACCCGCGCGGGCTCCTCATGGTCCTGCCGGGCACGGATACGTGCGCGGCGGCCGTCCACGCGGCGCTCGCCCGCGGCGTGCCCGTGGTCGCGCCCCTGGACCGCCTGCCCAGGCCCGCCGACACGGTGGTCCGGCTCGGCGGCAGCAGCTCGGCCCTCGTCCGGGAGGGGCCGGCGGCCCCCTTCGCTGCCGACCTGATGCCGGCAGCCGCCTTCGAGGCCGCCGCGCGGCGTGCCGGGCGATCGGCGCCCGTGGCAGGGCACTCCGGCGTCCCCGACCGGTGCGGGCTCGACGAGCTCGCACCGCTCGACGCCGGCGGGATCGCGGCAGCCTGGGCCAGGAGTTCGCTCGGCGGCGGCGTCACGGTCCCCCTCGGACGCTCCGAGAGGGGCACGGTCCTGCTCGACCTCGTGGCCCACGGGCCGCACCTGCTCGTGGCGGGCACCACCGGATCGGGCAAGTCGGAGTTCCTCCGCACCCTCGTGGCGGCCGCGGCCGCCACGCACTCGCCGGGCCGCCTCACGTTCCTGCTCGTGGACTTCAAGGGCGGCTCCGGCCTCGAGCCACTCGCTGGCCTTCCCCATTGCGTGGGCCTCGTCACCGATCTGGCCGGAGGCGGCATGGACCGCACCCTCGCCTCGCTGCGGGCCGAGCTCAAGCGGCGGGAGCGGATGCTGGGGCGTGTGCGTGCGGCTGACGTGGTCGACTACGCGCGCCTCGCCGACGACCTGCCCCGGCTCGTGCTGGTCGTGGACGAGTTCAGGATGCTCGTCGAGGAGGCCCCGGCCGCCCTGGCTGAGCTCATGCGCATCGCGACCGTGGGCAGGTCCCTCGGCATGCACCTCGTCATGGCCACGCAGCGCCCCCAGGGTGCCCTCTCGGCGGACATCCGGGCGAACGTGGCCACGAGCATCGTCCTGCGGATGCAGCACGATGCCGAGTCCTCGGATGTCCTGGGCTCACCGCTGGCGGCCCGGATCCCCGCCGCCCGCCCGGGCCGGGCCTACCTCGCCGTCGGGGGTGACGAGCCGCTGGCCTTCCAGTCCGCCTCCCTCGGGCTGTCCACGGCGGCTCCCGCCGCCGTCCGGATCACCGACGCCCATGGCTGGCCGGAGGACGGGGGCGCCGACGCCCGGGAGGTCCGGCCGACACCGGCCGAGGCGGCATGGCCCCTTGTCGAGGCCGCGCGCACCGCGTGGGCCGCGGCGGGCGGCGCGCCCGTCAGGAAGCCCGTCGCACCACCCCTGCCGGACGAGCTCACCGTCGCCGAGGCTGCCGCCTGCTCGGCCCGGTCTCGGGGCGCGGACACGCCCGCAGGGATGCCGGCGGGCCGTGGAAGGCACACGATGCGGGACCGCATCCACCTCGGGCTCGTCGATGTCCCGCACGAGCAGCGGCTCGCCCCACTGGACTGGGACCCTTCAGCCCACGGCCACCTCGCGCTGGTCGGGCCCCCGGCAGCCGGAGGGGCAGGGGCCCTCTCCGCGGTCGTCGGCCAGCTCGCCGAGGGTGGGGCCGTCCGCCACCTGTACCTGCTCGACGGGGACGGCTCCCTCGCCGGGTGGAGGGACCATCCGCGGGTGGGGGCCCACGTCAGCCTCGGAGACCTGCGGCGGGCGGCGCGCGTCGTCGCGAGGCTGGGTGAGGAGTGCGCGCAGCGCCTCCCTAGGGAGCCCGGCGCGCCGGCTCCGGTCCCGCTCGTCATCGTCGTCTCCGCGTGGGGTGCCTGGGTCTCAGCGCTGCGGCAGAGTCCGCAGGCGTGGGCGGAAGAAGGACTGGGCGACCTCGTCCGGAACGGGGACGCGGCCAGACTCAGCGTCGTGGCGGCCGGCGAGCGCGAGCTTGTGGGGTCACGGATCTTCGGCGGCATGGCGGCCAGGGTCTACTTTCCACGGGGGGCCACCGTTGAGGCGCGCCTGTCGTGGCCGCGCCTTCCCGCTATGCCGGCGCTCGTGGGCCGCGCGGCGGCGGCCGGGACCCTCGTGGTCGGGGACGCCCCCTTGGCTGCACAGTGCTGCATGGCCGGCCCTCCGCCCGGGGGCGCCCGGGCTTCCGGCAGCAGACCGTCGGCGCGCCCCCTCTCCGGCGGCGAGCCTGCACCCTTCCGGGTCGATCCGCTGCCGGCGCTCGTCCCCGCAGCCCTGGTCGCCGAGCTCGCGCGGGCCGCCGGGCCGGGCACGGCAGCGGTCGCAGCTCCGCCGGGCCGGCACCTCGTGGTGGGGCTGGCAGGCGACGAGGCGGCGCCGCTGTCCCTCAGGCTCGCCTCCGGCGAGGTGCTCCTCGTGCTCGGGGCGCCCGGGTCCGGCAAGAGCGCGTTCCTCGCGGCCCTGCCGACGATGAACCCCGCGGTGGACTTCGTCGCCGCGGACCCGCGGTCGCGGGAGCTGGAGTGGCAGGCCGTCCTCGACCGATGTGCCGGGTCCGGAGCCGGAGCCGCCGTCGCAGAGCGGACCGTGGTCCTCGTCGACGACGCCGACCACCTCGATCCGGCAGAGAACCAGCTGCTCTCACGGCTGCTCGAAGCCGGCGCGGGGATGGTGGCCACGGCGGGCTACAGCGCCAGCCTCTACGCGCGGTGCCCGCTGGCCCTCGCGGCGCGCTCGTCGGGGACAGGCATCCTCATCGCCCCGCGGACGCCGGGCGACGGCGACGCCCTCGGGGTCCGGGTCGATGTTCCGGGACGTGTCCCGCCCGGGCGCGGGGTGGCCGTCGTCGACGGCCGCCAGACGGACGTGCAGCTCGGCGTGCCGCACCAGCACTCGGACGCCACCGCGCCGTGGCCCGCTGGCGGGCGGCCCTGGCAGTCCTAG
- a CDS encoding WhiB family transcriptional regulator: MDWRDRAACLDKDPELFFPVGNTGPALLQIEEAKSVCRRCPVVDTCLQWALESGQDAGVWGGMSEDERRALKRRAARARRAS; this comes from the coding sequence ATGGACTGGCGTGATCGCGCGGCCTGCCTCGACAAGGATCCGGAACTGTTCTTTCCTGTCGGGAACACCGGGCCAGCCCTCCTTCAGATCGAAGAAGCCAAGAGCGTCTGCCGCCGCTGCCCCGTCGTGGACACCTGCCTGCAGTGGGCCCTGGAGTCCGGTCAGGACGCCGGCGTCTGGGGCGGCATGAGCGAGGACGAGCGCAGGGCGCTCAAGCGCCGCGCGGCCCGCGCGCGCCGCGCCTCCTGA
- a CDS encoding ABC transporter permease, whose amino-acid sequence MEEGTVASTDVEAGLTQPGRSGGLRDVYRNRFLLKLLVRKEIKVRYRGSVLGIVWSYMRPGMQFLVFYIALGLFLNAQGSTPNYPIYLFAGIVLVNFFTEALGNATRSIVNNRDLIRKIYLPRELFPVASVWVSAAHFLPQVLILLVVCLFFGWLPTVWSVLAVVAAFVMLAVLAIGLGLFFGAINVYFRDSENLVDLLIMMVTWASPVLYLWSQVERVLGAFFPLYQLNPMTIAVEVFHWAFWRPTLDGAQLTAPSTATVPGLFELWFPLAGVVTVAILLVGQFTFSRLSVKFAQEL is encoded by the coding sequence ATGGAGGAAGGAACCGTGGCAAGCACTGACGTCGAAGCGGGCCTGACCCAGCCGGGGCGCAGCGGGGGCCTCAGGGACGTCTACCGGAACCGCTTCCTGCTCAAGCTCCTGGTCCGCAAGGAGATCAAGGTCCGCTACCGCGGCTCGGTCCTCGGCATCGTCTGGTCCTACATGCGGCCCGGCATGCAGTTCCTGGTGTTCTACATCGCCCTGGGGCTCTTCCTGAACGCCCAGGGGTCGACGCCGAACTACCCGATCTACCTCTTCGCCGGCATCGTCCTCGTGAACTTCTTCACCGAGGCCCTCGGCAATGCCACGCGGTCGATCGTGAACAACCGGGACCTCATCCGGAAGATCTACCTGCCCCGCGAGCTGTTCCCGGTCGCGAGTGTCTGGGTGTCCGCGGCGCACTTCCTGCCCCAGGTCCTCATCCTCCTGGTCGTGTGCCTGTTCTTCGGCTGGCTGCCGACCGTGTGGTCGGTGCTGGCGGTAGTCGCGGCCTTCGTGATGCTGGCCGTCCTCGCCATCGGCCTCGGGCTGTTCTTCGGGGCGATCAACGTATACTTCCGCGATTCGGAGAACCTCGTGGACCTGCTGATCATGATGGTCACATGGGCCTCGCCCGTCCTCTACCTGTGGAGCCAGGTGGAGCGGGTGCTGGGGGCGTTCTTCCCGCTCTACCAGCTCAATCCCATGACCATTGCCGTGGAGGTGTTCCACTGGGCCTTCTGGCGCCCGACCCTCGACGGCGCGCAGCTCACCGCGCCGTCGACGGCCACCGTGCCGGGGCTGTTCGAGCTGTGGTTCCCCCTCGCGGGCGTGGTGACCGTGGCCATCCTCCTGGTGGGGCAGTTCACGTTCTCGCGCCTGTCGGTCAAGTTCGCGCAGGAGCTGTGA